DNA sequence from the Tenacibaculum mesophilum genome:
AATTCGAATAGCCGAACGTAATGCTTCTTTTGGATCTGATTGATAACTACCAAAAGGCAAGTCAACCACTACTAAACAACGATCTATTCCTCTTACTACAGAACTTGCATGATATATCATTTGATCTAATGTAATAGGCAATGTAGTTTCATGACCAGCCATTACATTTGATGCTGAATCTCCCACTAAGATTACGTCTACTCCTGCACCATCAACAATTTTTGCCATAGTATAATCGTAAGCCGTAAGCATTGAGATTTTTTCTCCATTTGCTTTCATTTCAACAAGAGATTTAGTGGTAATTCTTTTATATTGTTTTTTTGCTACTGACATTTCTTTTTTTTTATGGATTGTAAAAATACATAATTATTATTCACTGGTTTTATTTATTATATTTTCATAATCTCTTTAATTTACTTTTTTTAATGCCGTTAATCTTCTGTTAATTAAATTTTAGCCTTTTATTTTTTTAATAGCTTTACCTAACTAAATCAAACTAACGTGCAAAAGGTTTTTACTTTATTAATTGTTTTTGCTCTTACAACTGTGATAAGTGCACAAGAAAGCTCAGAAAAAAAAGACATTAAAAAAACTATTGAAACTTTTTTTGAAGGGCTTCATAAAGGTGATAGTACATTAGTAAGCTCAACTCTTAATTCTACAATTAACATTCAAACTACTTTTACTAATAAGGAAGGCAAAAAAGTTTTGGTTACAGAAAGTAAAGCCAAATTACTTACTAATATTGCTAATAAAAAACCAGAACATACTTATTTAGAAAAATTAGTGTCATGGGATATTAAAGTGGATGGTAATTTAGCTTCTGTATGGACACCTTATGAGTTTTATTTAAACGGAAAGTTTAGTCATTGTGGAGCAAATTCTCTCCAACTTTTTAATAATAATGGAAAATGGGAGATTATATACTTAGTTGATATGAGACGTAGAAACAATTGTAAAGCCCTTAAACAATAGTTTTATGAAAAAAATTGGATTTCTTTTTTTATTTGTTTCTTGCTTTAGTTTTGCTCAAGAACCTGAATTATTTCACCCAGAGTTATTTAGTGATTTACCAAACGTCAGAGATTTTTCAATAAGCAAAAATCAAGATGAATTTTATTTCACTGTTGAAAGCTACTTGAAAGAATATTCGTTTATAGCTTTTTCAAAAAAAGTAAATGGAAAATGGCAGAAACCTGGAGTTGTTAACTTTTCTGGTAGGCATAAAGACTTAGAGCCCTTTTTGTCTCCTGACGGATTGAAGCTTTTCTTTGCTTCTAACAGAATGAATAATACCTCTGGTGAGGTAAAGAAAGATATGGATATTTGGTATGTAACACGTGAGTCTTTTTCTCATGATTGGTCTAAGCCTATAAATATTGGGTCGCCAGTTAATACTCCTGCGGATGAATTTTATCCGTCAGTGACAAAAAAAGGAGACCTATTTTTTACTGCAGAATATGAAAACTCTAAAGGTAAAGAAGATATTTATGTAAGTAGACTTATTAATGGTGTTTACTCCAAACCTGTTTCTCTTGGTCCTGGAGTAAATTCTGAAAAATACGAGTTTAATGCCTTTGTTGCTCCAGATGAAAGTTTTATCATTTTCACTTCGTATGGAAGAAAAGATGATTTAGGTAGAGGTGACCTATACATAAGTAAAAAAGGAAGAAATAACGAATGGTTAGCTTCTAGGCATTTAACAAATATTAACTCTAACAAATTAGATTATTGCCCTTTTGTAGACCTTTCAAGTAATAAAATTTATTATACAACAAATAAAAGTAAAATTTCA
Encoded proteins:
- a CDS encoding nuclear transport factor 2 family protein: MQKVFTLLIVFALTTVISAQESSEKKDIKKTIETFFEGLHKGDSTLVSSTLNSTINIQTTFTNKEGKKVLVTESKAKLLTNIANKKPEHTYLEKLVSWDIKVDGNLASVWTPYEFYLNGKFSHCGANSLQLFNNNGKWEIIYLVDMRRRNNCKALKQ
- a CDS encoding TolB family protein; translated protein: MKKIGFLFLFVSCFSFAQEPELFHPELFSDLPNVRDFSISKNQDEFYFTVESYLKEYSFIAFSKKVNGKWQKPGVVNFSGRHKDLEPFLSPDGLKLFFASNRMNNTSGEVKKDMDIWYVTRESFSHDWSKPINIGSPVNTPADEFYPSVTKKGDLFFTAEYENSKGKEDIYVSRLINGVYSKPVSLGPGVNSEKYEFNAFVAPDESFIIFTSYGRKDDLGRGDLYISKKGRNNEWLASRHLTNINSNKLDYCPFVDLSSNKIYYTTNKSKISNKLSKKKSLDEIINFIKNTPNGLSRIYVTYFHKK